A single genomic interval of Salinarchaeum sp. IM2453 harbors:
- a CDS encoding Hsp70 family protein, with translation MGITVGIDLGTTNSVVARLNEDGEPVILKNSEGKQKTRSVVQFRENETVVGEAALRAALRFPDTTVRQIKRYMGDEKWEIEAYGETYTPEQISALILEKLIKDAEEEIGGEEIDEAVITVPAYFGAKEREATKNAAEIAGIEVKRLLNEPTAACLRYGLEDDEETVLVYDLGGGTFDATVVNLSQKDGVTVDGVKGGQQLGGDDFDRALYEEVMYEEFVDQVDQDPAKDDELEWQLLETAKEVKEDLSVAESAWATMNLGTESYEQEITREEFNEATEHLVDETLDIIDDLFDSDNVGSKKDDVDRVLLVGGSTRIPIVQQRVEDYFDVEPSKELDQDMVVAEGAAMATDLEQLEMKLDGDFQGEGSSVFTDVVSKTIGIEAVDLQSEDGDTRFVPVLEENTEVPATSEREDFTTVEDGQTSLEIRILEGGDPDPEKNERLGRFMLEGIPRQPAGEPEFRITFRVDEDGVLHAEAENIETGEQADTTLDIGLSQTGIAVAREQHEEIPDVR, from the coding sequence ATGGGAATTACTGTCGGGATTGATTTAGGTACAACCAATAGTGTGGTAGCGCGTCTTAATGAGGATGGTGAGCCGGTAATCCTCAAAAATAGTGAAGGAAAACAAAAAACACGGTCTGTTGTGCAGTTCAGAGAAAATGAGACTGTTGTTGGCGAGGCTGCACTGCGTGCCGCACTGCGATTTCCTGATACAACTGTTCGTCAAATTAAGCGATATATGGGCGATGAAAAATGGGAAATTGAGGCGTACGGAGAAACGTATACGCCAGAACAGATCTCTGCTCTTATTCTTGAAAAACTGATCAAAGATGCTGAAGAAGAGATTGGTGGAGAAGAGATAGATGAAGCAGTTATCACCGTTCCAGCATACTTTGGTGCCAAAGAGCGCGAAGCAACCAAAAACGCAGCCGAGATTGCCGGCATCGAAGTCAAACGTCTGCTTAATGAACCAACTGCTGCATGTCTTCGGTATGGTCTTGAGGATGACGAAGAGACCGTTCTCGTCTATGATCTTGGCGGTGGAACATTCGACGCAACAGTTGTCAACCTCAGCCAAAAAGATGGCGTCACTGTAGACGGTGTCAAAGGTGGCCAACAACTTGGTGGCGATGACTTTGACCGAGCGCTGTATGAAGAAGTAATGTATGAAGAGTTCGTTGATCAGGTCGATCAAGATCCAGCAAAAGATGACGAACTAGAGTGGCAGCTACTTGAGACAGCAAAAGAGGTCAAGGAAGATCTATCTGTGGCTGAGTCAGCTTGGGCAACGATGAACCTTGGCACAGAGTCCTACGAGCAGGAGATAACTCGTGAGGAGTTTAATGAGGCGACAGAGCACCTTGTCGACGAGACGCTTGATATTATTGACGACTTATTTGACAGTGATAATGTTGGATCTAAAAAAGACGACGTTGACCGTGTACTTCTTGTTGGTGGGTCCACCCGCATCCCAATTGTCCAGCAACGAGTTGAAGACTACTTTGATGTTGAACCGTCAAAGGAACTCGATCAGGATATGGTTGTAGCAGAAGGAGCAGCAATGGCAACTGATCTTGAACAACTTGAGATGAAACTTGACGGAGACTTCCAAGGCGAAGGAAGCTCCGTATTTACTGATGTTGTCTCCAAAACAATTGGGATTGAAGCAGTTGACTTACAGAGTGAAGATGGCGATACACGATTTGTTCCGGTTCTTGAGGAGAATACCGAGGTACCTGCAACAAGTGAACGTGAGGATTTCACCACCGTTGAGGATGGCCAGACATCACTTGAGATTCGGATATTAGAAGGCGGCGATCCAGACCCAGAGAAAAATGAACGGTTAGGAAGGTTCATGCTTGAAGGCATCCCCCGTCAGCCAGCAGGAGAACCGGAGTTCCGAATAACGTTCAGAGTAGACGAGGACGGCGTTCTTCACGCTGAAGCTGAGAATATTGAAACAGGTGAGCAGGCTGATACCACACTTGATATCGGGCTTTCACAGACAG
- a CDS encoding D-2-hydroxyacid dehydrogenase, protein MADILVLPTGVHGIPITEYAAALRDRLPEHQIVTAETPAESQKYISDVTVATGRTLDEDLLEEASDKLSMFVCSYAGTGHLPMEAINEREITVINASGVHGPNIAEYVIGGILAATHRFNRGRRQQSRREWRHYPVGELQGDTVTVVGLGAIGQAVVARLQGFNVNTIGVRYTPDKGGPTDEVIGLTDQEAFEDALARTNHLVLATPLTELTEGLIGHEEFEILPSSATITNIARGPVIDTEALVTALRRGWIGHAILDVTDPEPLPEDHPLWTFDNVRITPHNSGYTPQYYDRLADIVATNLRRYENNDSLVNTVNNC, encoded by the coding sequence ATGGCCGACATTCTCGTTTTACCGACTGGTGTACATGGTATTCCGATTACTGAGTATGCAGCAGCCCTTCGGGATCGGCTTCCTGAGCATCAGATTGTAACTGCTGAGACTCCCGCAGAAAGCCAAAAGTATATCTCTGATGTGACCGTTGCGACAGGCCGTACGCTCGATGAAGATCTACTTGAAGAGGCATCTGATAAGTTATCGATGTTTGTCTGCAGTTATGCTGGAACTGGACATCTTCCTATGGAAGCTATCAACGAGAGGGAAATTACTGTAATAAATGCCTCAGGTGTTCATGGACCAAATATTGCAGAATATGTCATTGGTGGAATTCTAGCAGCTACCCATCGATTCAACCGAGGGCGCCGCCAACAATCACGCCGTGAGTGGCGTCATTATCCTGTTGGTGAATTACAAGGAGATACTGTTACTGTTGTTGGGCTCGGAGCGATTGGCCAAGCAGTAGTCGCTCGGCTGCAGGGATTTAATGTCAATACCATCGGCGTTCGTTATACCCCAGACAAAGGTGGCCCAACTGATGAAGTCATTGGGTTAACCGATCAAGAAGCATTTGAGGACGCCCTTGCACGCACTAACCACCTCGTATTAGCGACCCCTCTGACTGAACTCACTGAAGGACTAATCGGTCACGAAGAGTTTGAAATCTTACCTAGTTCAGCAACAATCACAAACATTGCCCGAGGGCCGGTTATTGATACGGAAGCCTTGGTAACGGCTTTACGCCGCGGATGGATTGGACATGCTATTCTTGATGTAACTGATCCGGAGCCATTACCAGAGGATCATCCACTCTGGACCTTTGATAACGTCCGGATAACGCCACACAACAGCGGCTATACGCCTCAATATTATGACAGACTTGCTGATATTGTCGCAACAAACCTTCGAAGATATGAGAATAACGACTCGCTAGTCAACACCGTAAATAATTGTTAA